Part of the Terriglobales bacterium genome is shown below.
GTTTCGAGTTTCAAGTTTCGGGGTTCAAGTTGGTAACGCAAGAGCTTTGACCACAGAGGCATCGAGACATAGAGGAAAAACTTTCGCTGAGAAACAGTTTTCTAAATCCGCGTTGATCCGTGAAATCCGCGGTAAGCTTTTGTTCTTTTCTGGCAACTGGCGGCTGGCAACTGACAACTGCTATTCGAAGAGATGCGCAACTCCAGCCTTGAACTCCTCCCAGGCCATACTCAATTGGGCCGCGAAGTTTGGGCGTGGGTTGCGTTCGATTTGTTCAACCTGACGAAATCCAGTGGGAACAGCAAACAGCGCAGGATCCAATGGGCGCTGCTCCAGCGAGGTCACCTGGGTTTGGCTGATGGAGGTATGCGTTTGCGTCGTACCATCGGGGAGCACAATGGTTTGCGATGAAGTAAATTTCAAGTCAACCGGAGCTCCGGTTTCCGGGTCGCCATGAGACACGAATTCTATCTTCTCACCTGGCGCATTTCCGGCAGACAGGTAGGAGAATCCTCGCTTGCCTTCGGGCCATTTCATATCGCAGGAAATACGCGTATCAAGATCTATATACCACCCGTCGCTCGCGGATTCGTAGGCCGTGGCTTTTGAGCCTGCCAGTGGGACCGACCGGCTCGTGATCATAACGTGCCTTGCGGTGTGACCGAAGATTTGCTTTCTCTCTCCGGTATCTACCGTGGTGGTTTCAATTCGCAACGTGGCATTGCCTGCCTTGGCCACCTGCGGAGTTCTCTGCTGCATCGCGTCCATCTCCGCTTTGCTGAGACGGAGAGGCTTGGGCGGATAAGCCATCGCCTCGTATTCGTTTTTATCCAGATTTAACTCGAAGGCCTGCCCCAGATCGCAGCGGGTAATGGCCACAAGATGCGGACCGTAGCTCATATCCATGGAACCATCGCTGCGCGGAGAGCCTTGTGCATTACGATACTCGCGCCGCCTGCGGTCGCCCTGGATGTAAGTGGTCTGCTCGCTGGGCATCCCTGCAAAAGTATTGCGTACAGTTATCTTCAAGCCAGATGGTAAGCCAGGTGTTACCTGAGCATTCATGCCGCTTGCTGCCTGAGGCTTTGCATCAGGAAGGTTTGCCGCCAGAAGCAATGGAATTCCGAGAAGCAAAAGACAAAAAGATGAGAGACGCATAAGGGACCTCCGCGACGCCCATAGGGGACTTCAGGAAAATATACTACAAAACAGCCCTGAAGGTTTTCGCCGCAGATCAACACGGATTTACGCGAATCTCTTTCTAGTCTGTCATCCTGAGCCGTAGGCGAAGGACCCCGAGGATGCGTGCACTACGAAGCACACCCACTTTCGCAATCTGATAAGCTCGGCCTATGGCCGTGTTTGGTCAGCAGGAAGAATACAAAAACCGTCTGGACTGGCAGATTCTCCGCGACGGGAGCATTGCCCTGTACTTGCGGCAGGAATACCTTAACGAAGACGCTGACTGGCTGCGGCAGCACGATTATCAGGTCTTTGCTTGCGACTGTACGCAATGGACCACCGAAGAAGCCATGCACACAGGTTTTCAGCGGACGCTCTCTTTCCCTGACTACTACGGCAAAAATGCAGACGCCCTCAAGGATTGCCTTTACGACCTGCCGGTGCCTGAGACGGGCGGAATGGCCCTGGTATTAAACCGCTTTGACGCCTACGCCAAAGGC
Proteins encoded:
- a CDS encoding barstar family protein — its product is MAVFGQQEEYKNRLDWQILRDGSIALYLRQEYLNEDADWLRQHDYQVFACDCTQWTTEEAMHTGFQRTLSFPDYYGKNADALKDCLYDLPVPETGGMALVLNRFDAYAKGTGMPLMHSKRTEAEVVLDILAGASRDFLLTGRRFLTLVQSNDPHLRFERLGGMTTQWNRREWLNKNRGV